Genomic DNA from Tissierellales bacterium:
AACGCAACATTTACAATTGAGTTAATAACTCCAATTGCAATGGAAAAAGGACTTAAGTTCGCTATCCGTGAGGGTGGAAGAACAGTTGGTGCTGGCGTTGTAGCTGAAATCATCAAGTAATTATAGCT
This window encodes:
- a CDS encoding elongation factor Tu → NATFTIELITPIAMEKGLKFAIREGGRTVGAGVVAEIIK